The following proteins come from a genomic window of Enterobacter sp. RHBSTW-00175:
- a CDS encoding universal stress protein yields the protein MDNTVIACVDGSSSTRAVCEYAAWIAGKLDVPLALLHVLEKNEQPAVSDLTGTIGIDSREQLTQDLVRIEGERNRLLMTQGRAILAGCAELLSQIGILDVQQLQKHGALDIILADLKGIRMMVLGRRGAQNPVGSNLESIIRLQKKPVMIVPETFSVPSRVMFAFDGSEESRRNLRRLTLSPLLQSLECHIVMVNGDAHTLEEAKRSLQCAGISAISRLAEGRSVTEALCRYAADNGVDLIVMGAYGHSSLRRFFIGSNTTAMLEQTRVPLLMLR from the coding sequence ATGGACAACACCGTTATTGCCTGCGTGGATGGATCGTCATCAACACGCGCCGTGTGTGAGTATGCAGCCTGGATTGCCGGGAAGCTTGACGTTCCTCTTGCCCTGCTGCATGTGCTTGAAAAAAATGAACAACCGGCAGTTTCTGACCTTACGGGGACTATCGGTATTGACAGCCGGGAGCAACTGACGCAGGACCTTGTCCGAATAGAAGGGGAGCGTAACCGCCTGCTGATGACTCAGGGACGCGCCATTCTTGCCGGATGCGCGGAACTGCTCAGCCAGATCGGTATCCTGGATGTTCAGCAACTTCAGAAACATGGCGCACTGGATATCATCCTGGCTGACCTGAAGGGTATTCGTATGATGGTGCTCGGTCGCCGGGGAGCACAGAACCCGGTTGGCAGCAATCTGGAGAGCATTATCCGCCTGCAGAAAAAGCCGGTAATGATTGTACCTGAAACTTTTTCTGTACCTTCAAGAGTCATGTTTGCGTTTGATGGCAGTGAGGAAAGCCGGAGAAACCTGCGTCGACTGACGCTCAGCCCTCTGCTGCAGAGCCTGGAATGTCATATCGTAATGGTTAACGGCGATGCTCATACCCTCGAAGAGGCAAAGCGTAGTCTGCAGTGCGCTGGCATCAGTGCGATATCCCGGTTAGCTGAAGGACGCTCGGTAACGGAGGCGCTTTGTCGTTACGCCGCAGACAACGGCGTGGATTTGATTGTCATGGGGGCATATGGGCACTCTTCCCTGCGACGTTTTTTCATCGGCAGTAACACAACTGCGATGCTCGAACAGACCAGAGTCCCGCTGTTAATGCTCAGATAA